A window of Desulfocurvibacter africanus subsp. africanus DSM 2603 contains these coding sequences:
- a CDS encoding phage tail tape measure protein, whose amino-acid sequence MSNLKTSIVLNLAGNLESRAARFAGSLDSLANRGQRSMGMLRSSVSSVGKMLDGLGNRYTAAIAGAGAAYKSTQAVMDSAALDKKLVRITQTAGATKQAAIALRKELHLMSQSTGQSLDGLLDGFNNLIQAGLEWDAAFATIQAINSAMAVTGASADVLSAGLTVAGEAFDFDLAKLETSKDLLDQMTVAGRLGNAELEDLAGIFARIGVNAKAANLSFPQTLGFIEQLSLIERNPERLATLADSTLRLFTNQNYLKKAAAVTGVSFYDKDGERRAAFEVLDDIAAKYKTLATGQQRDSFIDAAFGDADLDTKKGLAMLLGGDSLAGVRTMTGQIERATGVISKDLPEAISNSVDQVARLKAALRDAADEFSRPINDTIQEAIQFLLDERKLGGKELLGGGIAAAALGFGVIKGGGKLLSKVGGLGGGLAAGKVLEEVSGVTPVYVVNMPGSFGGSGLPIPGASGKAAGAGAALARRGSRLGRWFGRAGGALGLVAGGVGLATTLMDDSLTTGQKVEQGAGFVGGAAGGWAGAKIGGLIGTAILPGIGTAIGAGIGGLGGYLAGEWGGEKLAGLFKGGDEDALADKIGRAVARNVAQDAGGRLVLEIQGAPATLRSATGRGRDFDVDTGLNMGAY is encoded by the coding sequence ATGAGCAACCTGAAAACCAGTATCGTCCTTAACTTGGCCGGCAACCTGGAGTCCAGGGCGGCCCGTTTTGCGGGCTCCCTGGACTCCCTGGCCAACCGAGGTCAGCGCAGCATGGGCATGCTGCGCAGCTCGGTTTCGTCTGTTGGCAAGATGCTGGACGGGCTTGGGAACAGGTATACCGCCGCCATCGCCGGCGCCGGTGCGGCGTACAAATCGACCCAGGCCGTAATGGATTCGGCCGCGCTGGACAAGAAGCTTGTCCGTATCACCCAGACGGCAGGAGCAACCAAACAGGCCGCCATCGCACTGCGCAAGGAACTGCATTTGATGTCTCAGAGCACGGGTCAGTCGCTTGATGGCCTGCTCGACGGCTTCAACAACCTGATCCAGGCCGGCCTGGAGTGGGACGCAGCCTTTGCGACGATCCAGGCCATCAACTCTGCCATGGCTGTGACCGGCGCGAGCGCGGATGTCTTATCGGCTGGCCTGACAGTGGCTGGCGAGGCATTCGATTTTGACCTGGCCAAGCTGGAAACCTCGAAGGACCTGCTCGACCAGATGACCGTAGCTGGCCGTCTCGGCAATGCCGAGTTGGAAGATCTTGCCGGAATTTTTGCCCGAATTGGCGTCAATGCGAAGGCCGCTAACCTTTCTTTCCCCCAAACGCTGGGCTTCATCGAGCAGCTTTCGCTCATAGAGCGTAACCCGGAGCGGTTGGCCACTCTGGCCGACTCCACTCTGAGGCTGTTCACCAACCAAAACTATCTCAAGAAAGCCGCAGCGGTTACGGGAGTAAGCTTCTACGACAAGGATGGAGAGCGCCGGGCCGCCTTTGAGGTCCTTGATGATATCGCTGCCAAGTACAAGACGCTAGCCACTGGCCAACAGCGAGACAGCTTCATTGACGCTGCTTTCGGAGATGCCGACCTGGACACCAAGAAAGGCCTTGCGATGCTGCTTGGCGGTGATTCTCTGGCTGGCGTTCGTACAATGACAGGGCAGATCGAACGCGCTACCGGGGTAATTTCCAAGGACCTGCCTGAGGCAATTTCCAACTCCGTTGACCAGGTCGCACGGCTCAAGGCCGCCTTGCGGGATGCGGCTGACGAATTTTCAAGGCCCATCAACGACACCATCCAGGAGGCCATCCAGTTCCTTCTTGATGAGCGCAAGCTCGGCGGAAAGGAGCTGCTGGGCGGAGGCATCGCCGCTGCTGCGCTCGGCTTTGGAGTCATCAAAGGTGGCGGCAAGCTGCTGTCGAAAGTGGGCGGACTGGGCGGTGGTCTGGCAGCTGGCAAGGTCTTGGAGGAAGTCTCCGGCGTAACGCCCGTGTACGTGGTGAACATGCCCGGTTCGTTTGGCGGTTCTGGCCTGCCAATCCCCGGTGCCAGTGGAAAGGCTGCTGGCGCTGGAGCTGCTCTGGCTCGCCGTGGATCACGTCTAGGCCGCTGGTTTGGCCGCGCCGGAGGCGCCCTGGGGCTGGTGGCAGGGGGCGTCGGCTTGGCCACCACGCTTATGGATGACTCTCTGACAACTGGCCAGAAGGTTGAGCAAGGAGCGGGTTTCGTCGGTGGAGCGGCAGGCGGCTGGGCTGGGGCCAAGATCGGAGGGCTCATCGGTACGGCGATTCTGCCGGGCATCGGCACTGCTATCGGCGCTGGCATTGGTGGCCTTGGCGGTTATCTTGCCGGCGAATGGGGCGGAGAGAAGCTTGCCGGCCTGTTCAAGGGTGGCGACGAGGATGCACTTGCTGATAAAATCGGCCGAGCCGTGGCCCGCAATGTTGCCCAGGATGCAGGCGGCAGGCTCGTGCTGGAAATTCAAGGCGCGCCGGCGACGCTTCGATCGGCTACGGGCCGAGGTCGGGATTTCGACGTAGACACCGGCCTGAACATGGGGGCCTACTAG
- a CDS encoding DUF2635 domain-containing protein — MKTVFVTPRAGLQVRDERGRAIPAEGKDMARTAYVLRRIQDGDLVEGNPEQRVQAESAPEPEAKPRKGRKE, encoded by the coding sequence ATGAAGACCGTTTTCGTAACGCCCAGGGCCGGCCTGCAAGTCCGCGACGAGCGCGGCCGGGCCATCCCTGCCGAGGGCAAGGATATGGCGCGCACGGCGTACGTGCTGCGGCGCATCCAGGACGGCGACCTGGTCGAGGGCAACCCCGAGCAGCGCGTCCAGGCCGAGTCCGCGCCCGAGCCCGAGGCCAAGCCCCGCAAGGGCCGCAAGGAGTAA
- a CDS encoding phage tail sheath subtilisin-like domain-containing protein gives MAISFNSIPSSLRVPLVYIEFDNSRANTGPAGLNYKLLVLGQKLVAGTQAAGVPVRVTSADQAGELFGRGSQLHAMFVAIKAADRFLETWAIALADDAAGVAAAGSITFAGLATESGVVNLYIGGTRVRAGVGSGDAGADVATTLAAAINANTDLPVTAAVDGVTAEKVNLTCRWKGATGNDLDLRLNYYAGEKLPSGVTATITAMSAGAANPDVAGAIAGFGDEWWNAIVMPWNDTANLDALKAEMLNRWGPTVQREGLVWFSFRGTHGETGTFGSGRNDHLATIMPVGKSPTSPWIMAAVNAVIGIGSIARDPARPLQTLVLPGVLPPAPGDRWTLEERNLLLYDGASTYFVDAGGQVCIERQVTTYQKNAYGVDDPSYLDVTTPYTLGYLRYATKARITQKFPRHKLADDGTKFGPGQAIVTPSVIRAELLALFRELEELGLVENFDQYAEDLVVERDATDRNRVNVLGNPDLVNGFVIFAKQIQFIL, from the coding sequence ATGGCCATTTCGTTCAACAGCATTCCAAGCAGCCTGCGCGTGCCCCTGGTCTATATCGAGTTTGACAACTCGCGGGCCAACACGGGCCCGGCCGGGCTCAATTACAAGCTGCTCGTGCTCGGCCAGAAGCTGGTCGCCGGCACGCAAGCCGCGGGCGTTCCCGTGCGCGTGACGAGCGCCGACCAGGCTGGCGAGCTATTCGGCCGGGGAAGCCAGCTGCACGCCATGTTCGTGGCCATCAAGGCGGCCGACCGCTTCCTGGAGACCTGGGCCATCGCCCTGGCCGATGATGCCGCCGGCGTGGCCGCTGCCGGTTCCATCACGTTCGCCGGGCTGGCCACCGAGTCCGGCGTGGTCAACCTCTACATCGGAGGCACGCGCGTGCGCGCCGGCGTCGGCTCGGGCGATGCCGGGGCCGACGTGGCCACAACCCTGGCCGCAGCCATCAACGCCAACACGGACCTGCCCGTCACGGCGGCCGTGGACGGCGTCACGGCCGAGAAGGTCAACCTGACCTGCCGCTGGAAGGGCGCGACCGGCAACGACCTGGACCTGAGACTCAACTACTACGCCGGCGAGAAGCTGCCCTCGGGCGTCACGGCCACGATCACGGCCATGAGCGCCGGCGCGGCCAACCCGGACGTGGCCGGCGCCATCGCCGGCTTCGGTGACGAGTGGTGGAACGCGATCGTCATGCCCTGGAACGACACGGCCAACCTCGACGCGCTCAAAGCCGAGATGCTCAACCGTTGGGGCCCCACTGTCCAGCGCGAGGGTCTGGTCTGGTTCAGCTTCCGGGGCACGCACGGCGAGACGGGAACCTTCGGCTCCGGCCGCAACGATCACCTGGCCACGATCATGCCCGTGGGCAAGAGCCCGACTTCGCCCTGGATCATGGCCGCCGTGAATGCCGTTATCGGCATCGGCTCCATCGCCAGGGACCCGGCCAGGCCGCTGCAGACGCTCGTGCTGCCCGGCGTGCTGCCTCCGGCTCCTGGGGATCGCTGGACCCTCGAAGAGCGCAATCTGCTGCTCTACGACGGAGCGAGCACGTACTTCGTGGACGCCGGCGGCCAGGTCTGCATCGAGCGCCAGGTCACCACGTACCAGAAGAACGCGTACGGCGTGGATGATCCGAGCTACCTGGATGTCACCACGCCTTACACACTCGGCTATCTCCGCTATGCGACCAAGGCCCGCATCACGCAGAAATTCCCCAGGCACAAGCTGGCGGATGACGGGACGAAGTTCGGGCCCGGCCAGGCCATCGTCACGCCGAGCGTGATCCGCGCCGAGCTGCTGGCCCTGTTCCGTGAGCTGGAAGAGCTGGGCCTGGTCGAGAACTTCGATCAGTACGCCGAGGATCTCGTGGTCGAGCGCGACGCGACCGACCGCAACCGCGTCAACGTGCTGGGCAATCCGGACCTGGTCAACGGGTTCGTGATCTTCGCCAAGCAGATCCAGTTCATCCTCTAA
- a CDS encoding phage tail assembly protein has protein sequence MASVEVTLKHGLKVGSDTLLDVVLREPTAGDIIEAQEEAEKLIVLQGKDGPEPRLVPSPSLVGVHVLRRQIVRIGNVQGPIDLVMLKRLHPEDMGLLNRKADELERAMLAEIAPRTAGQEAAARGRDDRVGGAPGEAHPEAGK, from the coding sequence ATGGCCAGCGTTGAAGTGACCCTTAAACATGGCTTGAAGGTCGGTTCGGACACCCTCCTGGATGTAGTCCTCAGGGAGCCTACCGCAGGCGACATTATCGAGGCTCAGGAAGAAGCGGAAAAGCTCATTGTGCTCCAGGGCAAAGACGGCCCTGAACCACGGTTGGTGCCGAGCCCATCCCTTGTGGGCGTGCACGTCTTGCGTCGGCAGATAGTGCGCATCGGCAACGTCCAGGGCCCCATTGATCTGGTTATGCTCAAGCGGCTGCATCCTGAAGATATGGGACTGCTCAACCGCAAGGCCGACGAACTGGAGCGGGCCATGTTGGCCGAGATCGCTCCGAGGACGGCCGGCCAGGAGGCTGCGGCCAGGGGGCGAGATGATCGGGTGGGCGGCGCTCCTGGAGAAGCTCACCCTGAGGCTGGGAAGTAG
- a CDS encoding phage tail tube protein: MAQVTGKAVIRVDGQELRTLPGATLDTGGVTRKPITGGGKVHGYQEEDKAPELDCQIARTKDLDVKWLGSLVNATVMFEEDIGEKHLLREAFTMETPVINSQDGSVALKMSAVSCDKV, from the coding sequence ATGGCACAGGTAACAGGAAAAGCCGTGATCCGCGTGGATGGCCAGGAGCTGCGCACGCTGCCCGGCGCAACTCTGGATACCGGAGGGGTAACACGCAAGCCCATTACGGGCGGCGGAAAGGTCCACGGCTATCAGGAAGAGGACAAGGCGCCCGAACTGGACTGCCAGATCGCGCGGACCAAAGATCTCGACGTGAAGTGGCTGGGCTCCCTGGTGAATGCCACGGTCATGTTCGAGGAAGATATCGGCGAGAAGCATCTTCTGCGCGAGGCCTTCACCATGGAGACGCCCGTAATCAACTCTCAGGACGGCTCTGTAGCGCTCAAGATGAGCGCCGTCAGCTGCGACAAGGTGTAG